In Molothrus ater isolate BHLD 08-10-18 breed brown headed cowbird chromosome 11, BPBGC_Mater_1.1, whole genome shotgun sequence, a genomic segment contains:
- the LOC118691774 gene encoding LOW QUALITY PROTEIN: PHD finger protein 7-like (The sequence of the model RefSeq protein was modified relative to this genomic sequence to represent the inferred CDS: deleted 2 bases in 1 codon), translating to MSLEDRDAAQTPAMSDSEQESPGAREPACMLCRRAEADPDMCGEKLEKGGLCAHVFCMFFATLLPRQEMDRVGLMGFLPRDLLIAVRRAAQMYCCVCGQSGATIMCSVPECDRWFHLPCAKEGGCVNLYVTPFSSFCPEHRPEQEVEATPEPDTVCTICMEPVEDRKTFTTLVCPTCIRAWFHRDCIQVGALPSALGHQVLSSSSSSSSRASLTLPVFALQGQAMRAGLLCLRCPLCRDSEAFLVEMFILGIRIPFRQPTWEDNDAFAELGERHGQCNARDCLYPGGREEAEEEGPWQLLLCSSCAAEGTHRRCSGLRNSTDRWECDTCAGLGTSSRDESELNGPRLARQSGLGPSHGSPDLEAFSPSSHSRRPLESSGPKSTCDLEESALQEQQDKTKGWEAQAKGDTCMGIPWTQPLPPPRSGHKSTHPTKAWPWQEQQDKAKDGEAQAKGHVIEDAPQTQPLPPAAPGLDSNCAVQESPGQEQEDSSEC from the exons ATGTCACTCGAGGACAGGGACGCAGCACAGACACCGGCCATGTCTGACAGCGAGCAGGAGAGCCCTGGTGCCAGGGAGCCAG cctgcatgCTGTGTCGCCGTGCCGAGGCTGACCCGGACATGTGCGGTGAGAAACTGGAGAAGGGTGGGCTCTGTGCTCACGTGTTCTGCATG TTCTTCGCCACTCTGCTACCTCGCCAAGAGATGGACCGCGTTGGACTCATGGGCTTTCTCCCTCGAGATCTCCTAATTGCAGTCCGGCGGGCGGCACAGATG TACTGCTGCGTCTGCGGCCAGAGCGGGGCAACCATCATGTGCTCTGTGCCGGAGTGTGACAGATGGTtccacctgccctgtgccaagGAGGGCGGCTGTGTCAATTTATACGTTACTCCATTCAG ctccttctgccctgAGCACCGtccagagcaggaggtggaggCGACTCCAGAACCGGACACCGTTTGCACCATCTGCATGGAGCCTGTGGAGGACAGAAAGACCTTCACAACCCTGGTGTGCCCAACATGCATAAGGGCCTGGTTCCACAGGGACTGCATCCAGGTTGGAgccctcccctcagccctggggcac caggtgctcagcagcagcagcagcagcagcagcagggcctcGCTCACCCTGCCTGTGtttgccctgcagggacaggccatgcGCGCTGGTCTTTTATGCCTCAGGTGCCCCCTGTGCAGAGACAGTGAGGCATTCCTTGTGGAAATGTTCATCTTGGGGATCCGAATCCCCTTCAG ACAGCCGACATGGGAAGACAACGATGCCTTCGCGGAGCTAGGAGAGAGGCATGGCCAGTGCAATGCCAGGGATTGCCTTTACCctggaggcagggaggaggcagaggaagaggg GCCCTGGCAATTgctcctgtgctcctcctgtgctgccgAGGGCACCCACAGGCGCTGCTCTGGCCTGagaaacagcacagacagatgGGAGTGTGACACCTGTGCTGGGCTCGGAACAT CCTCCAGGGATGAGTCAGAGCTCAATGGCCCCAGGCTGGCCAGACAGTCAGGACTGGGGCCTTCTCATGGCTCCCCGGATTTGGAGGccttcagccccagctctcaTAGCCGCAGGCCATTGG AAAGCTCGGGCCCCAAGTCGACTTGTGACCTTGAGGAGTCGGCGttacaggagcagcaggacaagacCAAGGGCTGGGAGGCCCAGGCAAAGGGGGACACCTGCATGGGTATCCCCTGGACACAGCCGCTCCCGCCACCCAGGTCGGGCCACAAATCAACCCATCCAACCAAGGCGTGGccgtggcaggagcagcaggacaaggccAAGGACGGAGAGGCCCAGGCGAAGGGACACGTCATCGAGGACGCCCCCCAGACGCAGCCGCTCCCGCCAGCAGCGCCGGGCCTCGACTCAAACTGTGCGGTCCAGGAGTCgccaggacaggagcaggaggacagCAGCGAGTGCTGA